In a genomic window of Glycine max cultivar Williams 82 chromosome 13, Glycine_max_v4.0, whole genome shotgun sequence:
- the LOC100818964 gene encoding OBERON-like protein codes for MLPLRPQSQVGAPKTSLSLVSSDPLLSPDEPRSNSDNLRESPAESASSQETWPIADAAAAKKMENGKAEINCLEQKVIHRVSSADKVTLQDVARESIATICEKMHRLPEEYLEELKNGLRVILEGGNGSQHREDFFILQKLVQSRTDLTAKTLVRTHRVQLEILVAINTGIQGFLHPSISLSQTSLIEIFGYKRCRNIACQNQLPADDCTCEICTNTNGFCNLCMCVICNKFDFEVNTCRWIGCDLCSHWTHTDCAIRERHICMGPSSKSGAGPSDMFFRCQACNRTSELLGWVKDVFQHCAPSWDGEALMRELDYVSRIFHGSKDPRGRKLFWKCDDLKEKFLSKKMDSKAVCRAILMFFQELEVDSAKCLENGESGRLIAPLDACNRIAEVVHEAIRKMEMVADEKMRMFKKARLSLEACDRELADKAREVTELKMERQKKKLQIEELEKIVRLKNAEADMFQLKADEAKREAERLQMIALAKQDKSEEEFTSNYLKQRLNEAEAEKQYLYEKIKLQESSRASQGSSGGDPSQMLMYSKIHDLLYSVPSKADSQGNERHPFRTNP; via the exons ATGCTACCTCTGCGTCCACAATCACAGGTTGGAGCACCAAAAACATCGCTGTCTCTTGTTTCCTCAGACCCCCTCCTGTCTCCTGATGAACCTAGGTCAAACTCTGACAATCTCCGTGAATCTCCGGCTGAAAGTGCAAGTTCACAAGAAACTTGGCCTATAGCTGATGCTGCCGCAGCAAAGAAGATGGAGAATGGAAAAGCGGAGATTAATTGCCTTGAGCAGAAAGTGATTCATCGTGTTTCTAGTGCAGACAAAGTTACTCTTCAGGACGTTGCTAGAGAAAGTATCGCTACGATATGTGAAAAAATGCATCGTCTACCTGAGGAATATCTAGAAGAGTTGAAGAATGGACTTCGAGTTATCCTTGAGGGAGGGAATGGTTCGCAGCATAGAGAggattttttcattttgcagAAGCTTGTTCAGAGTAGAACTGATTTGACTGCCAAGACACTGGTCAGAACACATCGGGTGCAGCTTGAAATCCTTGTTGCAATAAATACTGGAATTCAGGGATTTTTGCATCCTAGCATTAGTCTATCCCAGACTTCCCTGATTGAGATCTTTGGCTATAAGAGATGCAGAAACATAGCGTGCCAAAACCAGCTTCCAGCTGATGATTGTACCTGTGAAATATGCACCAACACTAATGGTTTCTGCAATCTTTGCATGTGTGTGATCTGCAACAAGTTTGACTTTGAGGTGAATACATGCCGCTGGATTGGATGTGATTTGTGTTCTCATTGGACTCACACAGATTGTGCCATTCGTGAGCGACATATTTGCATGGGCCCTTCTTCAAAGAGTGGAGCAGGACCGAGTGATATGTTTTTCAGGTGTCAAGCATGCAACAGGACTTCAGAATTGTTGGGTTGGGTTAAAGATGTCTTCCAGCACTGTGCACCGTCATGGGATGGAGAAGCCTTAATGAGGGAACTTGATTATGTTAGTAGGATCTTTCATGGGAGTAAAGACCCCCGAGGAAGGAAGCTATTTTGGAAGTGTGATGATCTCAAGGAaaaatttttaagtaaaaaaatggaTTCAAAAGCTGTTTGCCGGGCAATACTGATGTTTTTCCAAG AGCTTGAGGTGGACTCTGCAAAATGCCTGGAAAATGGAGAAAGTGGAAGGTTGATTGCTCCACTGGACGCATGCAATAGAATTGCTGAAGTGGTGCATGAGGCTATAAGAAAGATGGAAATGGTAGCTGATGAGAAGATGAGGATGTTCAAGAAGGCTCGCTTATCTCTCGAAGCTTGTGATCGTGAACTAGCTGACAAGGCCAGGGAGGTGACAGAGCTCAAGATGGAGAGACAAAAAAAGAAGCTGCAGATAGAAGAGCTGGAGAAAATTGTGAGGCTGAAAAATGCAGAGGCTGATATGTTCCAATTGAAGGCTGATGAGGCTAAACGAGAGGCCGAGAGGCTTCAAATGATTGCTCTTGCCAAGCAAGATAAATCAGAGGAAGAATTTACTAGCAACTACTTGAAACAACGATTAAACGAGGCTGAGGCCGAGAAGCAGTACCTTTATGAAAAGATCAAATTGCAGGAGAGTTCTCGCGCTTCGCAGGGCAGTAGTGGTGGTGACCCCTCTCAGATGCTGATGTATTCCAAAATTCACGATCTGCTTTACAGTGTTCCTTCCAAAGCAGACAGTCAGGGTAATGAGCGCCACCCTTTTCGGACAAATCCCTGA